A region from the Branchiostoma lanceolatum isolate klBraLanc5 chromosome 2, klBraLanc5.hap2, whole genome shotgun sequence genome encodes:
- the LOC136428410 gene encoding F-box only protein 32-like isoform X3, translated as MPFLGQDWRSPGCVWVRTCSGWERLLRQDPSREFGETESFQRIEEQNQRNNKKHHDQDEETVDNMPTCGAHCESTLGECYHWVYYSRDSTRECHGYLTLGEAVRKLDFSNAVEDTKRFRYVCRLLHLLLGEKMSELAGSAQKNLFSILEKIVNRVIESQTDIGPIHELLTMAAKSLWEERWHHIGYSKTLWIQRMEALLRMKGNLNNIRIKERSDDGKMTLTDLPNEVIREILLRVADHRDIFSLAASNRGMSELGRDWIMWKNLCEFHFTEEQIKTFLKEDKKDKDVPWQEIYLRCYRRFGPREVFTDMLQLCCSCKVLFWKDTGHPCLDPENAVSLPITPKDFLKLFEM; from the exons ATGCCTTTCTTGGGGCAAGACTGGCGATCACCAGGCTGTGTATGGGTCCGGACATGTTCTGGCTGGGAGAGGCTGCTGAGGCAAGATCCATCGCGGGAATTCGGAGAAACCGAAAG TTTCCAGAGGATAGAGGAGCAGAACCAGCGAAACAACAAGAAGCATCATGATCAGGATGAGGAGACAGTGGATAACATGCCCACATGTGGGGCTCACTGTG AGAGCACACTGGGGGAGTGTTACCACTGGGTCTACTACAGTCGGGACAGCACTCGGGAG TGCCATGGGTACCTTACACTGGGTGAAGCCGTCAGAAAACTGGACTTCAGCAATGCAGTGGAAGACACAAAAAGGTTCAGATATGTGTGTAGG CTGCTCCACCTACTGCTCGGTGAGAAAATGTCAGAGCTGGCTGGCAGTGCCCAGAAAAACCTCTTCAGTATCCTGGAAAAGATCGTCAACAGAG TGATTGAATCGCAGACAGACATTGGTCCCATCCACGAGCTGCTGACCATGGCTGCCAAGTCGCTGTGGGAGGAGCGCTGGCACCACATCGGCTACAGTAAGACCCTGTGGATCCAGCGCATGGAGGCTCTGCTGAGGATGAAGGGCAACCTCAACAACATCAGGATCAAGGAG AGAAGTGATGATGGGAAGATGACCCTGACTGACCTCCCCAACGAGGTCATTCGCGAGATTCTCCTCAGGGTGGCGGACCACAGGGACATCTTCAGCCTGGCTGCGTCCAATCGCGGCATGTCGGAGTTGGGCCGGGACTGGATAATGTGGAAGAACCTGTGCGAGTTCCACTTCACCGAAGAACAG ATAAAGACATTTTTGAAGGAGGACAAGAAAGACAAAGACGTACCTTGGCAAGAAATATACCTCAGGTG ctacAGGAGGTTCGGTCCCCGCGAAGTGTTCACAGACATGCTACAGCTCTGCTGCTCCTGCAAGGTCCTCTTCTGGAAG GACACAGGACACCCCTGTCTGGACCCAGAGAATGCCGTCAGCCTCCCCATCACCCCCAAGGACTTCCTCAAACTCTTTGAGATGTAA
- the LOC136428410 gene encoding F-box only protein 32-like isoform X2, with amino-acid sequence MPFLGQDWRSPGCVWVRTCSGWERLLRQDPSREFGETESFQRIEEQNQRNNKKHHDQDEETVDNMPTCGAHCDQTGDGDLLEGEVTKLLEETGESTLGECYHWVYYSRDSTRECHGYLTLGEAVRKLDFSNAVEDTKRFRYVCRLLHLLLGEKMSELAGSAQKNLFSILEKIVNRVIESQTDIGPIHELLTMAAKSLWEERWHHIGYSKTLWIQRMEALLRMKGNLNNIRIKERSDDGKMTLTDLPNEVIREILLRVADHRDIFSLAASNRGMSELGRDWIMWKNLCEFHFTEEQIKTFLKEDKKDKDVPWQEIYLRCYRRFGPREVFTDMLQLCCSCKVLFWKDTGHPCLDPENAVSLPITPKDFLKLFEM; translated from the exons ATGCCTTTCTTGGGGCAAGACTGGCGATCACCAGGCTGTGTATGGGTCCGGACATGTTCTGGCTGGGAGAGGCTGCTGAGGCAAGATCCATCGCGGGAATTCGGAGAAACCGAAAG TTTCCAGAGGATAGAGGAGCAGAACCAGCGAAACAACAAGAAGCATCATGATCAGGATGAGGAGACAGTGGATAACATGCCCACATGTGGGGCTCACTGTG ACCAGACCGGGGATGGGGACCTGTTGGAAGGGGAGGTGACCAAGTTACTGGAAGAAACCGGAG AGAGCACACTGGGGGAGTGTTACCACTGGGTCTACTACAGTCGGGACAGCACTCGGGAG TGCCATGGGTACCTTACACTGGGTGAAGCCGTCAGAAAACTGGACTTCAGCAATGCAGTGGAAGACACAAAAAGGTTCAGATATGTGTGTAGG CTGCTCCACCTACTGCTCGGTGAGAAAATGTCAGAGCTGGCTGGCAGTGCCCAGAAAAACCTCTTCAGTATCCTGGAAAAGATCGTCAACAGAG TGATTGAATCGCAGACAGACATTGGTCCCATCCACGAGCTGCTGACCATGGCTGCCAAGTCGCTGTGGGAGGAGCGCTGGCACCACATCGGCTACAGTAAGACCCTGTGGATCCAGCGCATGGAGGCTCTGCTGAGGATGAAGGGCAACCTCAACAACATCAGGATCAAGGAG AGAAGTGATGATGGGAAGATGACCCTGACTGACCTCCCCAACGAGGTCATTCGCGAGATTCTCCTCAGGGTGGCGGACCACAGGGACATCTTCAGCCTGGCTGCGTCCAATCGCGGCATGTCGGAGTTGGGCCGGGACTGGATAATGTGGAAGAACCTGTGCGAGTTCCACTTCACCGAAGAACAG ATAAAGACATTTTTGAAGGAGGACAAGAAAGACAAAGACGTACCTTGGCAAGAAATATACCTCAGGTG ctacAGGAGGTTCGGTCCCCGCGAAGTGTTCACAGACATGCTACAGCTCTGCTGCTCCTGCAAGGTCCTCTTCTGGAAG GACACAGGACACCCCTGTCTGGACCCAGAGAATGCCGTCAGCCTCCCCATCACCCCCAAGGACTTCCTCAAACTCTTTGAGATGTAA
- the LOC136428407 gene encoding uncharacterized protein has protein sequence MEAMVPPMDVETVSETASCPRSGIVRRRVPCFIHPVVFVGLSFIVGGMVMAGLGLTDAPMYYPLAFIGVSLATLGLCLVCLGVWDLCSCCCRKNRSDTGVPPGELHPVGDVSPIPSPPPAYSSLFTFRPSVTSVAGNVPDMCAPSSSATPDNVILLPVTYIRCEDRRGSHHLTCSCASPTPSMDDRPPKYEDAFYE, from the exons ATGGAAGCCATGGTCCCGCCAATGGATGTAGAGACAGTGTCGGAGACGGCTTCGTGTCCGCGGTCGGGCATCGTGCGGAGACGGGTGCCGTGTTTTAtccaccctgtggtgttcgtcGGTCTGTCCTTCATCGTGGGAGGGATGGTCATGGCAGGATTGGGTCTCACGGACGCTCCTATGTACTATCCG CTTGCCTTTATCGGTGTGTCCCTGGCTACCCTGGGGCTGTGTCTGGTGTGTCTGGGGGTGTGGGACCTGTGTAGCTGCTGCTGCCGGAAGAACAGGAGCGACACCGGTGTGCCGCCTGGAGAACTGCACCCTGTCGGGGACGTGTCACCAATACCAAGTCCGCCCCCTGCGTACTCAAGTCTTTTCACATTCAG ACCGTCCGTGACAAGCGTAGCCGGAAACGTCCCGGATATGTGTGCCCCAAGTTCATCTGCAACCCCAGACAATGTCATCCTACTTCCGGTGACGTACATCCGGTGCGAGGACCGCCGGGGGTCCCATCATCTCACCTGTTCCTGTGCCAGCCCCACCCCCTCGATGGACGACCGCCCGCCAAAATATGAGGACGCCTTCTATGAATGA
- the LOC136428409 gene encoding monocarboxylate transporter 13-like produces the protein MLYKRFGARPLVFIGGIVSSLGFFTSSYVTNVYELYVTMGVVVGTGWGLAYNPALVAVGQNFDKKRHLAYGVVLAGTGVGGFAFSPLFQYLISLYGWRKVLQIYAGMNLSHCAAALLLESPSRTTDISKNTGTSRFQLLEEGRDKNLPASQTSKRDIPENNSVVSLTTFGQESQEKEALSLCPQQQQKRRRSSSIKLPSSLKFKRRPRASSIFMNLYTKERSRIFDFSLLRYPPFLVLCACVVANEMSYLVAPTQMVPRALSLEIPKTQASFLPSVLSITDLIGRLLSGLVSKVPGCTRAVQYAVFCMLWSASSLAIILGVTYPQMAALAGVYGLFNGLVRPLTTALVADVVGAERIESGLGLVMLCQGVGSVVGLPISGALYDMTGKYYPSFLFAGGAIFLSGVFLLCAVVIEDRKKRRNSELLISEQK, from the exons ATGCTGTACAAGCGGTTTGGCGCGCGTCCCCTGGTATTCATAGGTGGAATTGTATCCTCCTTGGGTTTCTTTACGAGCAGTTACGTCACCAACGTCTACGAGCTGTACGTCACCATGGGTGTGGTAGTAG GGACAGGTTGGGGTCTGGCCTACAATCCTGCACTGGTGGCTGTCGGACAGAACTTCGACAAAAAGCGCCACCTTGCGTACGGCGTCGTGTTGGCAGGGACGGGAGTGGGCGGGTTTGCCTTCTCGCCGCTGTTCCAATATCTAATCAGCCTGTACGGTTGGAGGAAAGTCTTACAGATCTACGCTGGGATGAACTTGAGCCACTGCGCCGCTGCACTTCTCTTAGAATCCCCAAGCAGAACAACAGACATTTCGAAAAACACCGGGACAAGTCGCTTTCAACTGCTTGAAGAGGGACGTGATAAAAATCTTCCCGCCTCCCAGACTTCTAAACGTGACATTCCAGAAAACAACTCCGTTGTTTCTCTCACAACTTTCGGACAAGAAAGCCAGGAGAAAGAAGCTCTGTCCCTTTGTCCTCAGCAGCAACAAAAACGTCGACGGAGCAGCAGTATCAAACTTCCATCCAGTTTGAAATTCAAGCGACGTCCCCGTGCCTCCAGTATATTCATGAACTTGTACACGAAAGAAAGGTCGAGAATATTTGACTTCTCCCTCCTACGCTATCCACCGTTCCTGGTCCTGTGCGCTTGTGTTGTAGCAAACGAAATGTCGTACCTGGTGGCACCTACACAAATGGTACCGCGGGCTCTGTCTCTCGAGATACCCAAAACTCAGGCTTCTTTCCTCCCCTCCGTCCTGTCTATCACAGATCTGATTGGACGTTTACTCTCAGGACTAGTGTCCAAAGTGCCTGGATGCACACGCGCAGTCCAATATGCAGTCTTCTGTATGCTTTGGTCGGCATCTTCTCTAGCGATCATTTTAGGGGTGACGTACCCACAAATGGCCGCTTTGGCTGGGGTGTACGGCTTGTTTAACGGGCTGGTGCGGCCTCTGACTACGGCGCTGGTGGCAGATGTGGTGGGGGCAGAGCGGATTGAGAGCGGGCTGGGACTCGTCATGCTGTGCCAGGGGGTCGGCTCTGTGGTCGGGCTGCCCATATCAG GTGCCCTCTACGACATGACTGGGAAGTACTACCCATCATTCCTGTTCGCTGGCGGAGCGATCTTCCTCAGTGGAGTCTTTCTCCTCTGCGCTGTCGTCATTGAAGACAGAAAGAAACGCCGCAACAGCGAACTGCTCATCTCCGAGCAAAAATAA
- the LOC136428410 gene encoding F-box only protein 32-like isoform X1, whose translation MPFLGQDWRSPGCVWVRTCSGWERLLRQDPSREFGETESFQRIEEQNQRNNKKHHDQDEETVDNMPTCGAHCEEPEEREILDGVSKLLEAAGDQTGDGDLLEGEVTKLLEETGESTLGECYHWVYYSRDSTRECHGYLTLGEAVRKLDFSNAVEDTKRFRYVCRLLHLLLGEKMSELAGSAQKNLFSILEKIVNRVIESQTDIGPIHELLTMAAKSLWEERWHHIGYSKTLWIQRMEALLRMKGNLNNIRIKERSDDGKMTLTDLPNEVIREILLRVADHRDIFSLAASNRGMSELGRDWIMWKNLCEFHFTEEQIKTFLKEDKKDKDVPWQEIYLRCYRRFGPREVFTDMLQLCCSCKVLFWKDTGHPCLDPENAVSLPITPKDFLKLFEM comes from the exons ATGCCTTTCTTGGGGCAAGACTGGCGATCACCAGGCTGTGTATGGGTCCGGACATGTTCTGGCTGGGAGAGGCTGCTGAGGCAAGATCCATCGCGGGAATTCGGAGAAACCGAAAG TTTCCAGAGGATAGAGGAGCAGAACCAGCGAAACAACAAGAAGCATCATGATCAGGATGAGGAGACAGTGGATAACATGCCCACATGTGGGGCTCACTGTG AAGAACCAGAGGAGAGAGAAATTTTGGATGGAGTTTCCAAACTGCTTGAAGCAGCAGGAG ACCAGACCGGGGATGGGGACCTGTTGGAAGGGGAGGTGACCAAGTTACTGGAAGAAACCGGAG AGAGCACACTGGGGGAGTGTTACCACTGGGTCTACTACAGTCGGGACAGCACTCGGGAG TGCCATGGGTACCTTACACTGGGTGAAGCCGTCAGAAAACTGGACTTCAGCAATGCAGTGGAAGACACAAAAAGGTTCAGATATGTGTGTAGG CTGCTCCACCTACTGCTCGGTGAGAAAATGTCAGAGCTGGCTGGCAGTGCCCAGAAAAACCTCTTCAGTATCCTGGAAAAGATCGTCAACAGAG TGATTGAATCGCAGACAGACATTGGTCCCATCCACGAGCTGCTGACCATGGCTGCCAAGTCGCTGTGGGAGGAGCGCTGGCACCACATCGGCTACAGTAAGACCCTGTGGATCCAGCGCATGGAGGCTCTGCTGAGGATGAAGGGCAACCTCAACAACATCAGGATCAAGGAG AGAAGTGATGATGGGAAGATGACCCTGACTGACCTCCCCAACGAGGTCATTCGCGAGATTCTCCTCAGGGTGGCGGACCACAGGGACATCTTCAGCCTGGCTGCGTCCAATCGCGGCATGTCGGAGTTGGGCCGGGACTGGATAATGTGGAAGAACCTGTGCGAGTTCCACTTCACCGAAGAACAG ATAAAGACATTTTTGAAGGAGGACAAGAAAGACAAAGACGTACCTTGGCAAGAAATATACCTCAGGTG ctacAGGAGGTTCGGTCCCCGCGAAGTGTTCACAGACATGCTACAGCTCTGCTGCTCCTGCAAGGTCCTCTTCTGGAAG GACACAGGACACCCCTGTCTGGACCCAGAGAATGCCGTCAGCCTCCCCATCACCCCCAAGGACTTCCTCAAACTCTTTGAGATGTAA
- the LOC136428408 gene encoding nucleolar protein 10-like, with translation MQVSTPNNVKIYNLIAGKTLPEWLTDRKKRDLQKKDADIQRRIQLIQDFEMPAVSNCIRSSRDGQYLMVTGTYKPRVRCYEVAQMSMKFERGLDAEVVTFDILSEDYSKVVFLHCDRYVEFHAQYGRYYRTRIPKVGRDFSFHYPSCDLYFVGASREVYRLNLEQGRFLNPLVTNSVESNVCDINPVHHLFACGTVEGRIECWDPRVRSRVGELDCALSSITEDTMVDGLPAISALKFKDGLTMAVGTSTGQILLYDIRSNRPVLVKDHHYGLPINSIEFNDPQDLVLSTDSKILKIWNKHTGKAYTSIEPESEINQLHVWPDSGLIFMANEEPKVLTYFVPSLGPAPRWCSFMDNLTEELEEMETPTVYDDYKFVTDTDLENLGLAHLIGSPLLRAYMHGYFMDIRLYQKAKTIAEPFAYEEYRRNKIRQKIEETRDSRVKTNKLPKVNRDLAQRLIEEEDDKGEGKKKKKAKEASSLLQDDRFSALFSNPEFQVDTETEEFRLLNPVVRQQKKKKREKREKLEDQFQEVEEDEEEQEEVEGRGSDDDSSSSEDDRDLVEELRKQHRDIRRERALQHKAERERDAATNLTPKFYELKMGEEFMKDGEGRKDSKRKMKASLGERVQLQEETDKMLRLSGQAVGSKELTFNLRKVEKPRETQRKLDEAQHRLERKEVRRSAGQYLKKPRTKPGTFWKGKKKK, from the exons ATGCAAGTCTCTACTCCAAATAACGTCAAGATTTACAACTTGATCGCAGGGAAGACCCTACCTGAG TGGTTAACTGACAGGAAGAAGAGAGATCTCCAGAAAAAAGATGCAG ACATCCAGAGGAGAATACAACTCATCCAAGACTTTGAGATGCCAGCAGTCAGTAACTGTATCAGGAGCTCCAGGGATGGACAGTACCTCATGGTTACAG GAACCTACAAGCCCAGAGTGAGGTGCTATGAGGTTGCACAGATGTCCATGAAATTTGAGAGGGGCTTGGATGCAGAAG tggtgacctttgacattttgtcAGAAGACTATTCAAAGGTAG TTTTCCTTCACTGTGACAGATATGTAGAGTTCCATGCCCAGTATGGCAGGTATTACAGGACCAGGATACCCAAAGTTGGGAGGGACTTCTCCTTCCACTACCCTTCATGCGACCTCTACTTCGTTGGCGCAAG CCGAGAAGTTTACAGACTTAACCTAGAACAGGGCAGGTTTCTCAACCCTCTGGTCACTAATTCTGT AGAGAGTAATGTATGCGACATCAACCCAGTACATCATCTGTTTGCCTGTGGAACAGTAGAG GGTAGAATAGAATGTTGGGACCCCAGAGTCAGGAGTCGAGTAGGGGAACTGGACTGTGCTTTAAGCAGCATCACAGAGGACACCAT GGTTGATGGTCTGCCAGCTATCTCAGCTCTGAAGTTCAAAGACGGCCTCACTATGGCAGTGGGCACCAGCACAGGACAG ATCCTGCTGTATGACATCCGGTCCAACCGCCCTGTCCTGGTGAAGGACCACCACTACGGCCTGCCCATCAACTCCATAGAGTTCAACGACCCCCAGGACCTGGTGCTGTCCACAGACAGCAAGATCCTCAAGATATGGAACAAGCACACG GGTAAAGCCTACACCTCCATCGAGCCAGAGAGTGAGATCAACCAGCTGCATGTGTGGCCAGATTCCGGACTAATCTTCATGGCGAACGAAGAACCAAAAGTCCTGACGTACTTCGTACCT TCTCTAGGCCCAGCCCCCAGATGGTGCTCCTTCATGGACAACCTTACAGAGGAGTTGGAGGAGATGGAGACTCCCACAGTGTACGACGACTACAAGTTTGTCACAGACACGGACCTGGAGAACTTAG GATTGGCTCACCTGATTGGCTCCCCGCTCCTCCGTGCGTACATGCACGGTTACTTCATGGATATACGTCTGTACCAGAAGGCCAAGACCATCGCAGAGCCGTTCGCGTATGAAGAATACCGGAGGAACAAGATCCGACAGAAGATCGAGGAGACAAGAGACAGCAGAGTCAAAACTAAT AAGTTGCCCAAAGTTAATCGTGATCTCGCTCAAAGGCTTATTGAAGAAGAGGACGACAAAGGGgaaggcaagaagaaaaagaaggcaAAG GAAGCGTCCAGTCTTCTTCAGGACGACCGTTTCTCGGCGCTCTTCTCCAACCCAGAGTTCCAGGTGGACACGGAGACGGAGGAGTTTCGGCTGCTGAACCCGGTCGTGAggcagcagaagaagaagaagagagagaAGAGGGAGAAGCTGGAGGACCAGTTCCAGGAAGTagaggaggatgaggaggaaCAG GAGGAGGTAGAAGGGCGTGGTAGTGATGACGACAGCAGCTCGTCTGAGGATGACCGTGACCTTGTGGAGGAGTTGCGGAAACAACATCGGGACATCAGGAGAGAGAGGGCACTCCAACACAAGGCAGAGAGG GAGAGGGACGCTGCTACAAATCTGACACCAAAGTTCTATGAGCTGAAGATGGGAGAGGAGTTCATGAAGGATGGGGAGGGGAGGAAGGACAGTAAGAGGAAGATGAAGGCCAGTCTCGGGGAGCGTGTCCAACTTCAGGAGGAGACAGACAAGATGCTGAGGCTCAGCGGACAGGCCGTGGGGTCAAAGGAACTGACCTTCAACCTGAGAAag GTGGAGAAACCGCGGGAAACCCAGCGTAAACTAGACGAGGCCCAGCACAGGTTAGAGCGGAAAGAGGTGCGGAGGTCTGCCGGACAGTACCTCAAGAAACCCAGGACGAAACCTGGGACTTTCTGGAAGggcaagaagaagaaatag
- the LOC136428412 gene encoding bifunctional peptidase and (3S)-lysyl hydroxylase Jmjd7-like, with protein sequence MMSSESSLECEELDQCLQDVALEARELYLDPQVPYLDLPPSPLDFHRSWVSPNKPVIIRAAIQHWPALNKWKPQYLRQTLGQKEVTVAVTPNGYADAVYDSKFVMPEERTMKFSSFLDIIERKTQPNGVFYVQKQNSNFTEEFQEIISDADVEISWATEAFEKLPDAVNFWMGEEAAVTSMHKDHYENLYCVISGQKTFTLLPPTDLPFIPYGLFQPARYHENAEGRFDVIGEEGVDFVPWIPVDPLSPDLDRYPEFGHAHPLTCTVQAGEMLYLPSLWFHHVQQSQGCIAVNFWYDMEYDIKYNYFKFMEAVVARKNNVFKRKK encoded by the exons ATGATGTCCAGTGAAAGTAGTTTGGAATGTGAGGAGCTTGACCAGTGTCTACAAGATGTGGCATTGGAGGCCAGAG AGCTGTACCTGGACCCTCAGGTCCCCTATCTggacctgcccccctccccactggaCTTCCACAGAAGCTGGGTGTCACCCAACAAACCTGTCATCATCAGGGCAGCCATACAACACTGGCCTGCTCTCAACAAGTGGAAACCACAGTACTTAAG ACAAACTCTTGGGCAGAAGGAGGTGACCGTAGCAGTTACCCCAAATGGTTACGCAGATGCAGTGTATGACAGCAAATTTGTCATGCCTGAAGAAAGAACTATGAAATTCTCCTCTTTTCTGGACATCATAGAAAGAAAGACACAGCCCAATGGAGTCTTCTATGTCcaaaaacaaaactcaaattttaCGGAGGAGTTCCAAGAAATTATTTCAGATGCAGATGTGGAGATTTCCTGGGCAACTGAGGCTTTTG AAAAACTACCAGATGCAGTCAACTTCTGGATGGGTGAGGAGGCTGCTGTAACCTCCATGCACAAGGACCACTACGAAAACCTGTACTGTGTCATATCAGGACAAAAAACCTTCACCCTGCTTCCCCCTACAGACCTCCCATTTATTCCATATGGACTCTTCCAACCCGCCAGATACCACGAGAATGCGGAGGGCAGGTTTGACGTGATCGGTGAAGAGGGCGTGGATTTCGTACCGTGGATACCGGTGGACCCGCTCAGCCCTGACCTTGACAGGTATCCCGAGTTTGGCCACGCCCACCCGCTCACCTGTACAGTACAGGCAGGTGAGATGTTGTACCTGCCGTCTCTGTGGTTCCACCACGTGCAACAGTCGCAGGGGTGCATCGCGGTCAACTTCTGGTACGACATGGAGTACGACATCAAGTACAACTACTTCAAGTTCATGGAAGCTGTCGTGGCCaggaaaaacaatgtttttaaaaggaaaaaaTAA